From the Flavobacterium gyeonganense genome, the window ATTAATATTGCCATGGTTTCGTATTATTTTGGTTCTAAAGAAAAGCTGCTTGAAGCTTTGATAATTCATAAAACAGCTGATTTAAAATTACAAATCGAAAGTTTACAGCACGAAAAACTCGAACCTCTTGATAAAGTAAATAAATTAGTCGAAATTTACATTAACCGAATCAATTGTAACAAAGGGATATTCAGGGTTTTACATTTCGAACTTACATCAAAAAAAAGAGAAAATAGCTTAGCCGTTTTCACAGAATTGAAAAAAGGCAATTTAAAGTCACTGGAAACAATTATTCATGAAGGCCAGTCTAAAGGAATTTTTAGAAAAGATATAATTATTCCGCTTATCACTCCGACAATAATGGGTACTTTTTTTCATTTTCATATGAATAAACCTTTCTTCGTCGAATTACTGAATTTAAACACAGAAGAGTTGTATGACAATTACATCAAAACGATTCTTAAAAACCACATTCAACAAACTATAAAAGCACTACTTGTTTATGAAAATTAGTCAATTAATGCTCTTTGGAGTTTTCTTTATCGGAATTTCTTCAATAGAAGCACAAGAAAAAACAAGTTTAACCTTAGACGAAGCCGTTAAGCTGGCGTGGGAAAAGAGTAACGAAGTTACACTTGCCAATACTAAGGTAAACACAAAAAAATACGAATTACAGTCGGTTAAGAATAATCAGTATCCGGACTTAAAAGTTTCGGGTCAATACCAGCGTTTAGGAAAAGCTTCGATTGACCTGCATAACGATCAGGCAAGTTCTGAGCCTATGGCATCTCCTGACCGTGCTATGTTAGGAATGGCAAATCTTAGTCTGCCAATCTTTTCGGGATTTAAAATTCAAAGCAGTATTGATACTTACGAAAGTTTATACGAAGCAGAAACTGCGAATGCAGCTAAAACGAAAGAAGATGTTGCGCTCCGCGTGATTACCTATTATACTGCATTATATAAAGCCCAAAAAACATTAGATCTTTTAAACGAAAACCAGAAACAGGCAAAACAGCGTGTAACTGATTTTACCGAATTAGAAAAAAACGGAATTATCCCGAGAAATGATTTATTGAAAGCACAATTGATGGTTTCAAAAACACAATTATCTATTGATGAAGCGAATAACAACATCAATAATATCAATTTTTATCTTACAACATTGCTTAAATTAGATCCTTCAGTAAAACTTCAGGTTAATGAGCAGGATTTCTTTAATTTAAAAACAAGCAATGCCCCAACATCTGATGCATTGGCATTGGAAAACAGAAAAGATTTAGAAGCTGTCCGTTTACAATCTAAAGCAAGCGAAGCTAATATTAGAGTTGCAAAAGCTGGTTACTATCCAACATTAGCTTTATTGGGAGGTTATACAGCTTTCGATCTTAAAGATTTTATTACTGTAAAGTATGCTATGAATTTCGGCGTTGGACTATCTTATGATTTATCGGGAATTCTAAAAAACAATTCGCACGTAAAAGAAGCTGAAAGTAAAGCGATGGAGGTAAAAAATTCTGAAGCACTTTTAAGCGATCGCATCAAAGTAGAAGTTCAAAAATCTATTGAAGATTATGACTTAGCTATTAATCAGAGTGTGGTTTATGATGAAGCATTACAACAGGCTTCTGAAAACTACAGACTGGTAAAGGACAAATTCGACAACGGTTTATCTGATACCAATGATCTTGTTGAAGCTGATGTAGAACATTTAAGCGCTAAAATCAATACTGCTTTATCAAAAGCAACTATTATCCAAAAGTATTATGAATTACTTTCGGTATCCGGACAATTATCTCAATCATTCAATCTTTCTAAAATATAATCGCTAGCTCTCATGGAAAAGAAAAAGACAAATAAAAAATTCATCATTATACTAACCGTTTTGATTTTAGTAGGAGGAACTTACGGAATTTCAAAATATTTACACTCTCAGGCACACGAAGAAACAGATGATGCACAGATCGAGAAAAGAATGAATCCGATTATTCCAAGAGTATCGGGATACATTAGCAAAGTATATGTAAAAGATAATGATTTTGTAAAAAAAGGAGATACTTTGTTTACAATTGACAAGAGGGATTATCAATTGAAAATTGATGAAGCACAAGCCGCTTTATTAGGAGCTGAAGGTCAGTATGAAGCTGCAAAAGCAGATATCGGCAGTGCTTACGCAAGCATTAATGTTTCTGATGCTCAGATGAAATCAGCTGGCGGTTCTATCGAAAGTGCTAAAATCAGACTCAGACAATTGACAAACGACTACAACCGTTATAATAATTTATATAAAACGCATACGATTACGAAACAACAATACGAGCAGGCATTAACAGCGAAAGAAGAAGCCGAAAATCAGGTTCGTGTTTTAGAGCAGCAACAAAGAGCAAGTTCATTCCAAAAATCGGTTATCCAGTCAAAATCTAAAGTTTCTGACAAACAAACAGAAGTAGCTGCAGCTAACATCAAAAAAGCAAAAACTATGCTTGATGTTGCTCATTTAAACCTTTCATACACAGTAGTTACTGCTGCAATTGATGGCCAGGTTTCTAAAGTGGATATTCAGCCGGGACAATTGGTTCAGCCTGGTCAGTCTTTATTTTATATTATCAACAACAATGAAGCATGGGTTGTAGCAAACTTTAAAGAAACACAATTGAACAAAATGGTTGTGGGGCAAAAAGTAAGCTTAAAAGTGGATGCTTATCCTAATTATGAATTTAAAGGAACTGTTACTTCTTTCTCGCCTGCTACAGGATCTCGTTTTTCATTATTACCTCCTGACAATGCAACAGGAAACTTCGTAAAAACGATTCAGAGATTACCTGTAAAAATTAGTTTAGACTCTTCAAACGATCCTAAAAAAGTAGAATTATTACGTCCTGGAATGAATGTTGACGTAGACGTACATTTGAAATAAAATAAATGGCAGCAGCAGTACAAGGAGACGACGATTTAGTAGAATACGGCTACAGACGTGTAATCATTACGATTACGGCAGTACTTTGTGCATTGCTGGAAATTGTAGATACTACGATTGTAAACGTAGCACTGACAGACATGCGCGGAAGTCTTGGGGCAACCCTGACTGA encodes:
- a CDS encoding TetR/AcrR family transcriptional regulator; this translates as MSQIELNDKKIQILKVAEKLFSEKGFEGTSIRDISKEAKINIAMVSYYFGSKEKLLEALIIHKTADLKLQIESLQHEKLEPLDKVNKLVEIYINRINCNKGIFRVLHFELTSKKRENSLAVFTELKKGNLKSLETIIHEGQSKGIFRKDIIIPLITPTIMGTFFHFHMNKPFFVELLNLNTEELYDNYIKTILKNHIQQTIKALLVYEN
- a CDS encoding TolC family protein yields the protein MKISQLMLFGVFFIGISSIEAQEKTSLTLDEAVKLAWEKSNEVTLANTKVNTKKYELQSVKNNQYPDLKVSGQYQRLGKASIDLHNDQASSEPMASPDRAMLGMANLSLPIFSGFKIQSSIDTYESLYEAETANAAKTKEDVALRVITYYTALYKAQKTLDLLNENQKQAKQRVTDFTELEKNGIIPRNDLLKAQLMVSKTQLSIDEANNNINNINFYLTTLLKLDPSVKLQVNEQDFFNLKTSNAPTSDALALENRKDLEAVRLQSKASEANIRVAKAGYYPTLALLGGYTAFDLKDFITVKYAMNFGVGLSYDLSGILKNNSHVKEAESKAMEVKNSEALLSDRIKVEVQKSIEDYDLAINQSVVYDEALQQASENYRLVKDKFDNGLSDTNDLVEADVEHLSAKINTALSKATIIQKYYELLSVSGQLSQSFNLSKI
- a CDS encoding HlyD family secretion protein — encoded protein: MEKKKTNKKFIIILTVLILVGGTYGISKYLHSQAHEETDDAQIEKRMNPIIPRVSGYISKVYVKDNDFVKKGDTLFTIDKRDYQLKIDEAQAALLGAEGQYEAAKADIGSAYASINVSDAQMKSAGGSIESAKIRLRQLTNDYNRYNNLYKTHTITKQQYEQALTAKEEAENQVRVLEQQQRASSFQKSVIQSKSKVSDKQTEVAAANIKKAKTMLDVAHLNLSYTVVTAAIDGQVSKVDIQPGQLVQPGQSLFYIINNNEAWVVANFKETQLNKMVVGQKVSLKVDAYPNYEFKGTVTSFSPATGSRFSLLPPDNATGNFVKTIQRLPVKISLDSSNDPKKVELLRPGMNVDVDVHLK